In Cryptococcus gattii WM276 chromosome B, complete sequence, the DNA window TCTGGTCGACACAAATTACTCTCGGCGCGTTGTCggaggatgatggaagTGGAGGCAGGAGACATTCGGTGTGACGTACGTAATCCCCATTCGACGGATTCTCGTACTTTTTTCACGATACAGTCTCGCGTATTAAGGCATTGTGCTGGACTGTTGGCTGCCTGAAATAGCTACTTGGCGTGCTAGCCCAGTTTGACAGTACACTTCCTGTGAACACTGCGGTGCAGCATTGTCCTCCCACCAAAATACTGATCGGTGAAAATGTGGCGTGTATCGTTCAAAATCGGCGAACTAAAAGTGAAAGCTTCTGCCCGGAGGCGATGATTTATATGGCTTCTAGCTCCAATTTCCTCAACCGGTCAATATCAGACTAGGCAATAATGCAATGCATCTAATGAAATATGTGAGCATTCGGTGATGAAATCTTTGATATATGTCAGCATCACGGACGCACGCCCTCGACATTTTCAGTTTCTAAACAGTCCCCAAACTTACCGATCACTTTTTTGTCATCATGCCCCCTGCACCTTGCCGAAAACATGTTCAACCCTATTTAACGACATGACAATTTCCTGATCCGTCTCCGCTACAAATCTAGAGTTTCTAAAATCCATGTAATAAGGCCTTCGCTCGATCCACTTGTGCTTGATTGCTTCTGGGCGGAGTGTTAACGATAGGTAACCCTTACCAGCGCCTGGATGGGGTCAAGTCATGTTAGCACCATACCATAGAATAGAACTCTTAACCAGATAATATGACTTACGGCCTGGTACTGTCTCCACCCTGACGTCCGCAATATTCAGATCTCTGACTCCGGAACCCTTGCCCCACAAGTCTTGTTTACCTGTTTGAAGTCTCAGACTAGCTTTGGTCTCAATACCTTGCGCACCATCACTCCTTGTTCGAATTTGTGATAATTTGGTCACTCGTCGAGCCGTTGCGAAAAGGATTCTGTAGGCGACCAGAGTGGTACCAGCAAAGGcgagaaaaggaggaagatcGAGAAAAAGGTAGTTATTGATGGTACCGAGTATTCTCCTACCAGTCCATAAATCAGTTGAGAATTCTTCAGCCTCTAGTTGAACGTTACTCACTTA includes these proteins:
- a CDS encoding Hypothetical protein (Similar to TIGR gene model, INSD accession AAW41738.1; CNB01500), which translates into the protein MFGPAVIGFSSRGCFITGSNGKVALRQALPKAFHSASKRAAKAPATPSSPLATPLNSRSTVALTSPWPWRPITPSSKLPAHTILEERVIYARPLSFSPRKHLFLGLTLAGCGVMFWMMPDKPRMADWFSEDVGLFKRILGTINNYLFLDLPPFLAFAGTTLVAYRILFATARRVTKLSQIRTRSDGAQGIETKASLRLQTGKQDLWGKGSGVRDLNIADVRVETVPGRAGKGYLSLTLRPEAIKHKWIERRPYYMDFRNSRFVAETDQEIVMSLNRVEHVFGKVQGA